A genomic segment from Polyangium mundeleinium encodes:
- the murJ gene encoding murein biosynthesis integral membrane protein MurJ — MTQQSLGQQASSSKPRRGALLVGAGILLSRLVGLARQRALAHSFGTSIAAAAFAVALRIPNFLQNLFGEGVLSASFIPVYAALTGSKKQEEADRVAGAVFGLLALVVGLFTALGMLALPWLMALIAPGLVGESYELTMRLVQIAFPGTALLVFSAWCLGVLNSHRRFFLSYAAPVVWNLTIILALLVADADDVAQLAVIATWATVVGSALQFGVQLPATLRLLGQFRPSLGITNPHVRQVIRNFVPVMFARGVVQVSAYIDLAYASLLSARALAALSQAQGISLLPVSLFGMAVSAAELPAMSQVSGTASEVATAMRARIDAGLLRIAVPVVPSAIAFLMLGDVVAAAIFETGAFRAADTRYVWYLLMGSAVGLLASTSGRLYASAFYALQDPRTPFRLAVLRVALTAALAFYSVRYLPAQLGLPRDLGGAGITASTGLVAWFEYLMLKRLLGQRIGRTGLGRGVLAKLWGSAIGAAMLALGLKWALGWLFGVRDATAAEWGGSFLMPPALHPVPAAILILGVFGVAYFGLVILVDVPFAREMIRRRLPGRLRGKI, encoded by the coding sequence ATGACACAGCAGTCGCTCGGCCAGCAGGCTTCTTCCTCCAAGCCGCGGCGTGGGGCGCTCCTCGTCGGGGCGGGGATCCTCCTCTCTCGCCTCGTCGGCCTCGCCCGCCAGCGTGCGCTCGCCCATTCCTTTGGCACCTCGATAGCAGCGGCGGCCTTCGCGGTTGCGTTACGCATCCCGAATTTTTTGCAGAACCTCTTCGGCGAAGGCGTCCTTTCGGCGTCTTTCATTCCGGTATACGCCGCCCTCACCGGCAGCAAAAAGCAGGAAGAAGCCGACCGCGTCGCCGGCGCGGTCTTCGGGCTGCTCGCGCTCGTCGTCGGGCTGTTCACGGCCCTCGGGATGCTCGCGTTGCCGTGGCTCATGGCGCTCATCGCGCCCGGCCTGGTCGGCGAGAGCTACGAGCTCACGATGCGGCTCGTGCAAATCGCGTTTCCGGGGACCGCGCTCCTCGTGTTCTCCGCGTGGTGCCTCGGGGTGCTGAACAGCCACCGTCGGTTCTTCCTCTCCTATGCTGCGCCCGTCGTTTGGAACCTGACGATCATCCTGGCGTTGCTCGTCGCGGACGCGGACGACGTCGCGCAGCTCGCGGTCATCGCGACGTGGGCCACCGTCGTGGGCAGCGCGCTCCAGTTCGGCGTGCAGCTCCCCGCGACGCTCCGACTCCTCGGGCAATTCCGCCCCTCGCTCGGCATCACGAACCCACACGTTCGCCAGGTCATCCGCAACTTCGTGCCCGTGATGTTCGCGCGTGGCGTCGTGCAGGTGAGCGCCTACATCGACCTCGCCTACGCGTCTCTGCTCTCTGCGCGCGCTCTCGCCGCGCTGTCCCAGGCACAGGGCATCTCTCTGCTGCCGGTCAGCCTCTTCGGCATGGCCGTATCGGCGGCCGAACTCCCGGCCATGTCTCAGGTGAGCGGCACCGCGTCCGAGGTGGCCACGGCCATGCGGGCGCGAATCGATGCAGGCTTGCTCCGCATCGCGGTCCCGGTCGTGCCCTCCGCGATTGCGTTCCTGATGCTGGGCGACGTCGTCGCTGCTGCGATCTTCGAAACGGGCGCATTCCGCGCGGCCGACACCCGTTACGTGTGGTACCTGCTGATGGGCTCCGCCGTTGGCCTCCTGGCGTCGACGTCGGGCAGGCTCTACGCGTCCGCCTTCTACGCGTTGCAGGACCCGCGCACACCGTTTCGGTTGGCCGTCTTGCGCGTGGCGTTGACCGCAGCTCTGGCGTTCTACTCGGTCCGTTACCTGCCCGCGCAGCTCGGCCTTCCGCGCGATCTCGGCGGAGCTGGGATCACCGCGAGCACGGGCCTCGTCGCGTGGTTCGAATACCTCATGCTCAAGCGGCTCCTCGGCCAGAGGATCGGCCGCACCGGGCTCGGGCGGGGTGTGCTGGCGAAGCTGTGGGGCAGCGCGATAGGCGCGGCGATGCTCGCGCTCGGATTGAAGTGGGCGCTCGGCTGGCTGTTCGGAGTCCGCGACGCTACAGCAGCGGAGTGGGGCGGCTCGTTCCTGATGCCACCTGCGCTGCATCCGGTCCCTGCTGCGATCCTGATCCTGGGGGTCTTCGGCGTGGCCTACTTCGGCTTGGTGATCCTCGTGGACGTGCCGTTCGCGCGAGAGATGATCCGACGGCGGCTCCCGGGGCGCCTCCGTGGAAAAATATAG
- the ung gene encoding uracil-DNA glycosylase yields MKIDIPRSWQKVLAAELSRPSFAELAAFVDEERKNHVVFPPEDEVWNAFKETPYEKVRVALLGQDPYVGPGQAHGLCFSVCHSQRIPPSLANMFRELREDIPGFEVPDHGCLEPWAAQGVFLLNTILTVRAGEAGSHRGKGWETFTDGVISALSARKEPVVFALFGAHAQKKARLVDTSRNPIVKTGHPSPLSVRSFAGTRPFSAINAALRSMGEPEIDWRLPPRKALFPSAGARDAGVRLGEHLRGGLKPIE; encoded by the coding sequence ATGAAGATCGATATCCCCCGTTCCTGGCAAAAGGTCCTCGCGGCCGAGCTCTCGCGCCCCTCGTTCGCCGAGCTCGCCGCGTTCGTCGACGAGGAGCGGAAAAACCACGTGGTGTTTCCGCCCGAGGACGAAGTGTGGAATGCGTTCAAGGAGACCCCGTACGAGAAGGTCCGCGTGGCCCTGCTCGGCCAGGATCCCTACGTGGGCCCAGGGCAGGCGCACGGGCTCTGCTTTTCGGTTTGTCATTCCCAGCGAATCCCGCCCTCGCTTGCGAACATGTTCCGCGAGCTGCGCGAGGACATCCCCGGCTTCGAGGTGCCCGACCACGGCTGCCTCGAGCCCTGGGCGGCGCAGGGGGTTTTTTTGTTGAACACGATCCTGACGGTGCGTGCAGGCGAGGCGGGGTCGCACCGCGGCAAGGGCTGGGAGACATTCACGGACGGCGTGATTTCGGCCTTGTCGGCGCGAAAGGAGCCGGTCGTCTTTGCGCTCTTCGGGGCGCACGCACAGAAAAAAGCGCGCCTCGTCGATACGTCGAGGAACCCGATCGTCAAGACCGGCCACCCCTCGCCGCTCTCGGTGCGGAGTTTTGCCGGGACGAGGCCGTTTTCCGCCATCAATGCGGCGCTGCGATCGATGGGAGAACCTGAAATCGATTGGAGGTTGCCCCCGCGAAAGGCGTTATTTCCTTCGGCTGGTGCAAGGGACGCAGGTGTTCGCCTTGGCGAACACCTGCGAGGCGGGCTGAAGCCTATCGAATGA
- a CDS encoding type IV pilus twitching motility protein PilT has protein sequence MPQLKALLENLLRPDVTEVALATGRNPCVKIGGTYEIVDRKILSTDDILALLTTAGGGRHLENLGPKPVQWGCRVDGIGAVAIAAVRNTNAVQARLMRLAQDPRKDAAPGVPPPKPTPQKPAAARPAPSAGATKPGAPPPELMWGDLNEDTPPQAPAPPPQAALPPADKITAPAPVIAAPPSFELDLDEHHAPPARKDTPRPRNFSITLDDPADPTLLAAAASVAHFATLALDDVLLRARAEGASDLHIVADRPPLLRISGKLVPRGPVVEPQALERMLESRIPERLRAQLALDGSCDFALDDPRIGRARVNVTRQRTGLKASFRLISREIPTLAELGLPDAIALATRHHQGLIVITGPTAHGKTTTLAALVDIINSETSHHVITVEDPIEYVHPRKKAMMSQREVGSHTRTFPSALKASLREDPDVIVVGELRDTETVRMALSASETGHLVLGTMNTPSAAKTIDRLIDLFPPGDQQQVRVTLAGGLRLVVSQRLLPRKDGPGMIAAAEMLPGSVPLWNLIRESKTWQIPSLQQRGKGFGIVRLDDSLAELVRAGKASLEDALLVAEAPDELEATIAGKRAPAAAPQAPPGEPPKPAEPEANKGLLGRAGALFGKKGGA, from the coding sequence ATGCCCCAGCTCAAAGCCCTGCTCGAGAACCTCCTCCGGCCCGACGTCACCGAGGTCGCCCTCGCCACGGGCCGAAATCCCTGCGTCAAGATCGGCGGCACCTACGAGATCGTCGACCGGAAGATCCTCTCGACCGACGACATCCTCGCGCTCCTCACCACGGCCGGCGGAGGCCGCCACCTCGAAAACCTCGGCCCGAAGCCCGTGCAGTGGGGCTGCCGCGTGGACGGCATCGGCGCGGTCGCCATCGCCGCCGTGCGAAACACGAACGCCGTGCAAGCCCGGCTCATGCGGCTCGCCCAGGATCCACGCAAAGACGCGGCCCCCGGCGTCCCGCCGCCGAAACCCACGCCGCAAAAGCCCGCCGCCGCGCGCCCCGCGCCGTCCGCGGGCGCCACGAAACCCGGCGCGCCGCCGCCGGAGCTCATGTGGGGCGACCTCAACGAGGACACGCCTCCCCAGGCGCCCGCCCCGCCGCCCCAGGCCGCGCTGCCTCCCGCCGACAAGATCACGGCGCCGGCCCCCGTGATCGCCGCGCCGCCCTCGTTCGAGCTCGACCTCGACGAGCACCACGCCCCGCCCGCGCGGAAGGACACGCCTCGCCCGCGGAATTTCTCCATCACGCTCGACGATCCGGCCGATCCCACGCTCCTCGCGGCCGCGGCGAGCGTCGCCCATTTCGCCACGCTCGCGCTCGACGACGTCCTGCTCCGCGCGCGCGCGGAGGGCGCGAGTGATCTGCACATCGTCGCGGATCGGCCGCCGCTCCTCCGTATCTCGGGCAAGCTCGTCCCGCGCGGCCCGGTGGTCGAGCCGCAGGCCCTCGAACGAATGCTGGAGTCGCGCATCCCCGAGCGCCTGCGCGCCCAGCTCGCGCTCGACGGCTCCTGCGATTTCGCGCTCGACGATCCGCGCATCGGCCGCGCGCGCGTCAACGTTACGCGCCAGCGCACCGGGCTCAAGGCCTCGTTCCGACTCATCTCGCGGGAAATCCCGACCCTCGCCGAGCTCGGCCTGCCCGACGCCATCGCGCTCGCGACACGCCACCACCAGGGCCTCATCGTGATCACAGGGCCCACGGCGCACGGAAAAACCACGACGCTCGCCGCGCTCGTCGACATCATCAACAGCGAGACCTCGCATCACGTCATCACGGTCGAGGACCCGATCGAGTACGTCCACCCGCGCAAGAAGGCCATGATGAGCCAGCGCGAGGTCGGATCGCACACGCGGACATTTCCATCGGCCCTCAAAGCATCGCTCCGCGAGGATCCGGACGTCATCGTCGTGGGCGAGCTGCGCGACACGGAGACCGTGCGCATGGCGCTCTCCGCGAGCGAGACCGGGCACCTCGTGCTCGGCACGATGAACACGCCGAGCGCGGCGAAGACCATCGATCGGCTCATCGACCTCTTCCCGCCCGGCGATCAGCAGCAGGTGCGCGTGACGCTCGCCGGTGGCCTGCGGCTCGTCGTGAGCCAGCGCCTCCTGCCGCGGAAGGACGGCCCCGGCATGATCGCCGCCGCCGAGATGCTCCCCGGATCCGTGCCGCTCTGGAACCTCATCCGCGAGAGCAAGACCTGGCAAATCCCGAGCTTGCAGCAGCGCGGCAAGGGCTTCGGCATCGTGCGGCTCGACGACTCGCTCGCCGAGCTGGTCCGCGCGGGCAAGGCCTCCCTCGAAGACGCGCTCCTCGTCGCCGAGGCCCCGGACGAGCTCGAAGCCACGATCGCAGGCAAACGCGCGCCGGCAGCAGCACCCCAAGCCCCGCCCGGCGAGCCCCCGAAGCCCGCCGAGCCCGAGGCGAACAAGGGCCTGCTCGGGCGCGCCGGCGCGCTCTTCGGCAAGAAGGGAGGCGCGTGA
- a CDS encoding type IV pilus twitching motility protein PilT, whose amino-acid sequence MARIDRLFDELLAKKGSDLHLGVGYPPLLRARGELVPLRDAPIDEAEMEELLFEITSPEERTKITTELDLDFAYQYEDKARFRANYFYKITGLAAVFRIIPTKILTLDDLGCPPVVRKLADKRAGLLLVTGPTGSGKSTTLAAMIDHINTTRPCHILTIEDPVEFVHPPKMSQVTHREVGPHASSFAAAIRSAGRENADVILIGELRTNETMKLALQLASFGVLVFGTVHTNSAAATIDRIINAFPADEQPQVRGMLAESLVAIVAQQLLKTADGKGRVAAHEILVGSSALAAMVREGKTFQIPNIMQAGQAQGMQTMDMALERLVQKGTISPEVALEKAIDKESFQKVVAQRLAGG is encoded by the coding sequence ATGGCCCGCATCGACCGGCTCTTCGACGAGCTGCTCGCGAAAAAGGGCAGCGACCTGCACCTCGGCGTCGGCTACCCGCCCCTCCTCCGCGCGCGCGGAGAGCTCGTGCCGCTGCGCGACGCGCCCATCGACGAGGCCGAGATGGAGGAGCTGCTCTTCGAGATCACCTCGCCCGAGGAGCGCACCAAGATCACGACCGAGCTCGACCTGGATTTCGCCTACCAGTACGAGGACAAGGCGCGCTTCCGGGCGAACTATTTCTACAAGATCACGGGGCTCGCCGCGGTCTTCCGCATCATCCCCACGAAGATCCTCACGCTCGACGATCTCGGCTGCCCGCCGGTCGTGCGCAAGCTCGCGGACAAACGCGCCGGGCTCTTGCTCGTCACGGGCCCGACGGGCAGCGGCAAGTCGACGACGCTCGCGGCGATGATCGATCACATCAACACGACGCGGCCTTGCCACATCCTGACGATCGAGGATCCGGTCGAGTTCGTGCACCCGCCGAAGATGTCGCAGGTCACGCACCGCGAGGTCGGGCCCCACGCGTCGAGCTTCGCGGCCGCGATCCGCAGCGCGGGCCGCGAGAACGCGGACGTGATCCTCATCGGCGAGCTCCGCACGAACGAGACCATGAAGCTCGCGCTGCAGCTCGCGAGCTTCGGCGTCCTCGTCTTCGGCACCGTGCACACGAACAGCGCGGCGGCGACGATCGACCGCATCATCAACGCCTTCCCCGCCGACGAACAGCCGCAGGTGCGGGGCATGCTCGCGGAGAGCCTCGTGGCCATCGTGGCGCAGCAGCTCCTCAAGACGGCGGACGGCAAGGGGCGTGTCGCCGCGCACGAGATCCTCGTGGGCTCGTCGGCGCTCGCGGCGATGGTCCGCGAGGGCAAGACGTTCCAGATCCCGAACATCATGCAGGCGGGCCAGGCGCAAGGGATGCAGACGATGGACATGGCGCTCGAGCGGCTCGTGCAAAAAGGGACGATCTCGCCGGAGGTCGCGCTCGAAAAGGCGATCGACAAGGAGAGCTTCCAGAAGGTGGTTGCGCAACGACTCGCGGGGGGATGA
- a CDS encoding extracellular catalytic domain type 1 short-chain-length polyhydroxyalkanoate depolymerase, whose translation MTRSMTRSALALALVTLGAGCLTPADDGESLADSVATDASNLTAVTGFGSNPGNLKMYTYSPAGVGADAPLVVVMHGCTQSALDYVKAGWNSLADTWKFHVIYPEQQTANSITRCFNWYELGDIQRDQGEALSIKQMVDWMKGQVSIDDDRVFATGLSAGAAMTAVMIATYPDVFSGGAILGGIPYRCAVGQADLTKCMGGVDRTATVLGDVVRNAVPGYAGPRPKVSIWHGTSDTIVKPLNATELVEQWTNVHGADATADATWTIDGATRKEYRDANGETIVESWSIPNMGHGAPVDPGFAAAGGCGTAGAYILDVNLCSAYRIGQFFGLDQGVPGDGSGGAGGTGGTGGAGGTGGTGGTGGTGGTGGTGGSGGSGGSGGSGGSPTPVCEEFYEGNYYHVQKGRAVVCGAFNSYACAVGSNQNLGLNNVLPTWIRKTGPNYYEAGKCP comes from the coding sequence ATGACGCGCTCGATGACCCGCTCTGCCCTCGCCCTCGCCCTCGTCACCCTCGGCGCCGGTTGCCTCACGCCCGCGGACGACGGCGAATCGCTCGCCGATTCCGTGGCGACCGACGCCTCGAACCTCACGGCCGTGACCGGCTTCGGCTCGAACCCGGGCAACCTCAAGATGTACACGTATTCTCCCGCGGGCGTGGGCGCGGACGCGCCGCTCGTGGTCGTGATGCACGGCTGTACACAATCGGCGCTCGATTACGTCAAGGCAGGCTGGAACAGCCTCGCCGACACGTGGAAGTTCCACGTAATCTACCCCGAGCAGCAAACGGCGAACAGCATCACGCGGTGTTTCAACTGGTACGAGCTCGGCGACATCCAGCGTGATCAGGGCGAGGCGCTCTCGATCAAGCAGATGGTCGACTGGATGAAGGGCCAGGTCTCCATCGACGACGACCGCGTCTTCGCGACGGGTCTGTCGGCGGGCGCGGCCATGACGGCGGTCATGATCGCGACGTACCCCGACGTCTTCTCGGGCGGCGCGATCCTCGGCGGCATTCCGTACCGCTGCGCCGTGGGCCAGGCGGATCTCACGAAATGCATGGGCGGCGTCGATCGCACGGCGACGGTCCTCGGCGACGTCGTGCGGAACGCGGTGCCCGGGTACGCCGGTCCGAGGCCGAAGGTCTCGATCTGGCACGGCACGAGCGACACGATCGTGAAGCCGCTCAACGCGACCGAGCTCGTCGAGCAATGGACGAACGTGCACGGCGCCGACGCGACGGCCGACGCGACGTGGACGATCGACGGCGCGACGCGGAAGGAGTATCGCGACGCGAACGGGGAGACCATCGTGGAATCCTGGTCGATCCCGAACATGGGCCACGGGGCCCCGGTCGACCCCGGATTCGCCGCGGCGGGCGGCTGCGGGACCGCGGGCGCGTACATTCTCGACGTCAATCTCTGCTCGGCATACCGCATCGGGCAATTCTTCGGCCTCGACCAGGGCGTGCCTGGGGACGGAAGTGGCGGGGCCGGCGGGACCGGCGGCACGGGCGGCGCGGGTGGGACCGGCGGCACGGGTGGGACCGGCGGCACGGGCGGGACCGGCGGTACCGGCGGCAGTGGCGGAAGCGGCGGAAGTGGCGGCAGCGGTGGCAGCCCCACCCCGGTCTGCGAGGAATTCTACGAGGGAAACTATTACCACGTGCAGAAGGGGCGCGCGGTGGTGTGCGGCGCATTCAATAGTTATGCGTGCGCCGTCGGCTCGAATCAGAATCTCGGCCTGAACAACGTCCTGCCGACCTGGATCCGCAAGACCGGCCCGAATTATTACGAAGCCGGCAAGTGCCCCTGA
- a CDS encoding fibronectin type III domain-containing protein produces the protein MLGIRKGTALLAAAVMVASCGDAEWFSLTDLDVPDEAPSGVSAEALEIGCRSSTTLGALAVCLRDTMPILNSEGYVAPSAVALGEIRTAVSRMLNGHCDFALGANIAPVMELRPFTDADNGKRYCVLLERVDANGDGRVDRGWGTFIVDPSASREISHQAPHPLADLDTEIEAIEIFKRTDSRSFLLCGAHRNANAASACDSGYRKADCAHDTGGMFFAASREIAAFYGTRSHTQIQWHGMGADTCEGVTAYISPGLASAPAQNAPVRRLDAEAEAANPAWRVTLPGSGTCGLNATDNVEGRHLNGIAAERACSLEPTTTTGTFVHVEQKREARNASLWITPVTRTFPIPNPTPPTALTASTLPGRVNLSWVASNGASRYEVRRSTTSGGPYAVVATVNTTSWTDTNVVTPLRYFYVVAAANSLGTSAPSNQVVARAR, from the coding sequence ATGCTTGGCATTCGCAAGGGGACGGCTCTGCTCGCTGCGGCCGTCATGGTGGCTTCGTGTGGGGACGCGGAATGGTTTTCCCTGACGGACCTCGACGTCCCAGACGAGGCGCCCTCCGGCGTTTCGGCCGAGGCGCTCGAGATCGGCTGCAGGTCGTCGACGACGCTGGGGGCGCTCGCCGTTTGTCTCCGGGATACGATGCCCATTCTGAACTCCGAGGGATACGTCGCACCGTCCGCGGTGGCCCTCGGCGAGATTCGCACCGCGGTGTCCCGCATGCTGAACGGGCATTGTGATTTCGCGCTCGGCGCGAACATCGCCCCGGTGATGGAGCTCCGGCCGTTCACGGACGCCGACAACGGCAAGCGGTATTGCGTGCTGCTCGAAAGGGTCGACGCGAACGGGGACGGCCGCGTGGATCGAGGCTGGGGCACGTTCATCGTCGACCCGTCCGCCTCGCGCGAGATCTCGCACCAGGCGCCGCACCCGCTCGCGGACCTCGACACCGAGATCGAGGCCATCGAGATCTTCAAACGGACGGACTCCAGGAGCTTTCTCCTGTGCGGCGCGCATCGGAATGCGAACGCGGCCAGCGCCTGCGACAGCGGGTACCGCAAGGCCGACTGCGCGCACGATACGGGCGGCATGTTTTTCGCGGCCTCGCGTGAGATCGCCGCGTTTTACGGCACCCGCTCGCATACGCAGATCCAGTGGCACGGAATGGGGGCCGACACCTGCGAAGGCGTCACGGCCTACATCTCACCTGGGCTCGCGAGCGCGCCCGCGCAGAACGCACCCGTGCGCAGGCTCGACGCCGAGGCCGAGGCGGCGAACCCGGCCTGGAGGGTCACGTTGCCCGGCAGCGGGACGTGCGGCCTGAATGCCACCGACAACGTCGAGGGGCGCCATTTGAATGGCATTGCTGCCGAGAGAGCCTGTTCGCTCGAGCCGACGACCACGACCGGCACGTTCGTCCACGTCGAGCAGAAGCGCGAGGCGCGCAACGCGAGCCTCTGGATCACCCCCGTGACCCGGACGTTCCCGATCCCGAACCCGACGCCGCCGACCGCGCTCACGGCGAGTACGCTTCCGGGGCGTGTCAACCTGTCCTGGGTCGCCTCGAACGGCGCGAGCCGCTACGAGGTCCGGCGCAGCACGACGAGCGGCGGTCCCTACGCGGTCGTGGCGACCGTCAACACCACGAGCTGGACCGATACGAACGTCGTCACACCCCTGCGGTATTTTTACGTGGTCGCCGCGGCGAATTCTCTCGGCACGAGCGCGCCTTCGAACCAGGTCGTGGCCCGCGCGCGTTGA
- a CDS encoding serine/threonine-protein kinase, with translation MKIASGGMATVYVGVLRGPLGFQQLVALKRPHEHLLEDPGFREALVREAQIAARIHHANVVDVRDVDLAGASIQLVMDYVEGASLGQLMAAAGRAGRRLSPAVVVRIGAEACAGLAAAHALTDDEGRPLGLVHRDVSPQNILVGLDGVSKITDFGVAKAEDDARAPTTVGTLKGKVGYMAPEYIRGERPDGRVDVFAMGVVVWEALVGKRLFKGANEGQALDRALREEAPLLSTVVPELGDALDEVVGRALEKDPAARFQSADAFGAALEEAARRAGCFASAAEVSRVVRETVGDTLAERRKEVRARLSELGLPAVRASAASIPDARVAQNEAVVVNATTHALPAPETATPTKGTRRVVGVGIAAVVVAVAVGAGFFMFGRKDPEETETASVTASATASATASATASATASATASAPASASAPASAPAPASASAPAPAPAPAPAPAPAPAPASASAPAPAPASARPKPTTTATAKPKSRLPPNPYAK, from the coding sequence GTGAAGATCGCCTCCGGCGGCATGGCGACGGTGTACGTCGGCGTGCTGCGCGGGCCCCTCGGTTTTCAGCAGCTCGTGGCGCTCAAGCGGCCCCACGAACACCTGCTCGAAGACCCCGGCTTCCGCGAGGCGCTCGTCCGGGAGGCGCAAATCGCCGCGCGGATCCACCACGCGAACGTGGTCGACGTGCGCGACGTCGACCTCGCGGGCGCGTCGATCCAGCTCGTCATGGACTACGTCGAGGGCGCGTCGCTCGGCCAGCTCATGGCCGCCGCGGGGCGCGCCGGTCGGAGGCTCTCGCCGGCCGTGGTCGTGCGCATCGGGGCCGAAGCATGCGCGGGCCTCGCGGCGGCGCACGCGCTCACCGACGACGAGGGAAGACCGCTCGGGCTCGTGCATCGTGACGTGTCGCCGCAAAACATCCTCGTGGGCCTCGACGGGGTCTCGAAGATCACGGATTTCGGCGTGGCGAAAGCAGAAGACGATGCCCGCGCGCCGACGACCGTAGGCACGCTCAAGGGAAAGGTCGGGTACATGGCGCCCGAGTACATTCGGGGCGAGCGTCCGGACGGCCGGGTGGACGTGTTCGCGATGGGCGTGGTGGTATGGGAGGCGCTCGTGGGCAAGCGCCTGTTCAAGGGCGCGAACGAGGGACAGGCGCTCGATCGTGCATTGCGAGAGGAGGCGCCGCTGCTCAGCACGGTGGTGCCGGAGCTCGGGGATGCGCTCGACGAGGTGGTGGGGCGGGCGCTCGAAAAGGATCCGGCGGCGCGCTTTCAAAGCGCGGACGCGTTTGGCGCGGCCCTCGAAGAAGCGGCACGGCGCGCGGGGTGTTTCGCGAGCGCGGCGGAGGTGTCGCGCGTCGTGCGGGAGACGGTGGGCGACACGCTGGCCGAGCGGCGAAAGGAGGTCCGCGCGCGGCTTTCGGAGCTCGGTTTGCCCGCGGTGCGCGCATCGGCGGCGTCGATTCCGGACGCTCGCGTGGCGCAGAACGAGGCGGTCGTCGTGAATGCAACGACCCACGCGTTGCCGGCGCCGGAGACGGCGACGCCCACGAAGGGGACGAGGCGCGTGGTGGGGGTGGGAATTGCGGCCGTGGTGGTGGCGGTGGCCGTGGGTGCAGGTTTTTTCATGTTTGGCAGGAAGGACCCGGAAGAAACGGAGACCGCTTCCGTGACCGCTTCCGCTACCGCCTCCGCTACCGCTTCCGCTACCGCCTCCGCTACCGCTTCCGCTACCGCCTCCGCTCCCGCCTCCGCTTCCGCTCCCGCCTCCGCTCCCGCTCCCGCCTCCGCTTCCGCTCCCGCTCCCGCTCCCGCTCCCGCTCCCGCTCCCGCTCCCGCTCCCGCTCCCGCTTCCGCTTCCGCTCCCGCTCCCGCTCCCGCCTCCGCTCGCCCCAAACCCACAACGACCGCAACCGCCAAACCAAAAAGCCGCCTCCCGCCGAACCCTTACGCAAAGTGA